The Spirosoma oryzicola region CGGGCCATCGCTTACGGCAACATTCAGCAGTACGATCCGGCGGTTGCCGATTACAAGCGCATCCTGGCTGACTACGGGGATTCCGATCAGGCACAAAGCGCTCTGCTTGGTATTCAGAATACGCTGAACGATGCGGGTCGTCCCGAAGAGTTTTCGCAGGTGCTGGGTCAGTACAAAAAGTCAAATCCGGCCAGCACCGATGTCGAGAAGGTTCAATTTGAAAACGCCAAGGATATTTACGCGAACCAAAAGTATCAGCAGGCCATTCAGTCCTTACTCGCGTTTATGCAGGAATATCCGGCGAGTCCTAACACCAACGAAGCTCGGTACTACCTGGCCGAATCGTATCGCCAGACCGACGACGTGGCGAATGCCCTCCGCTACTACAACCTGATTATTGCGGATAACAAGTCGGATTTTCTGATTCGGGCGGCCACGCGCGCGGCTGATCTGGAAATCAAACAAAAGAACTACCCCCGCGCTATTCGCAACTACCAGGTCATCCTGGCAAAAGCAAACGGAAAAGCGGATCAGGTAACCGCGCAATTGGGTATGATGGATACGTACTTCGTGATCCCCAAACTCGACTCAGCCGCTGCGATTGCCCGTGAAGTCCTCGTAGCTGGTAACGTGGTGCCGGGTGCCCAGAACCGGGCGCAACTCATGCTCGGCAAGGTAGCGCTCAACAAAGGCGACTATAAAACCGCGCAGGCCGATTTCGAAAAAACGATTGCCCTGGCCAAAGACATCAACGGAGCCGAAGCGCAGTATTACCTCGGCGATCTGTTGTACCGTCAGAAAAAATACAAGGAATCGGTGGCTTCGCTGCTCAAATTCAACGAGCAGTTCAGCGAATTTGAATACTGGAAAGGGAAAGCCTTTATCCTGGTCGCCGATAACAATGTAGCCCAGGACGAAATGGCCCAGGCCAAAGCGGTACTGAACTCAATCATCGAAAACTCATCAGACGAAGCCATCATTGCCGAAGCCAAACAAAAGCTGGCGAGCCTGGAATCGAAAAACTAACTTTTTTACTAGAGAACAGCGGACTGACCGGTATTTGTCCGCTCAACGCAGTTAGGCAGCCCGCTGTTCTCTATCATACATCAACCGTATGATTCGCCCAAGCCATTCAATACCCACCCTTTTTCTGGTTTCCCTGTCGGCTACGCTTTTTGCCCAGCAGCCTAAACCAACGCGTCCGGCCAAAGAAGGAGAAGTCGATAACCAGGAAATCACAGTCGAAAAAAGCCGAAAGATCGAACTCCCGCCCGCTAATCGACTATTTAACAAAATCCCGTCGGTGAAACCATCGGCCGAGCAGCGGAAACTCACGTACGAGTTTGAAGATCGCAAGCTAACCGTTGGTGATCCTCGCATCACGCCCGGCGTACTGGCCCCCGCAACGGGTCAATCCGACGACACTCCCGCTTTCAGCAATTACGTAAAAGTTGGCGCGGGGAATTACAGCTCGTTTCTGGGCGAAGGTTTTGTCGGAATCAATAACCTATCAAACTTATCCCTGGAAGCCTCCGCCCGCCATTTATCATCGGCCATCGGGCCAGTGGATGGTAAAAATTCGGCCCAGAGTGATACGCGCTTAAAGGTGACGGGTAAATACCTGACCGATGCCTTCAAGTTACAGGCCGATCTCGGATACGACCGGAACGGCTACAATTTTTACGGGTACAGCCGGGAGTATGCCGCCCGAGCCGACTTTAACCCGGACCTGATCAAACAACGCCTGAGTACGTTCAACGTTCGGCTGGGTATCGAAAACGCCAATACCGAAAACGCCATCGACTATTCGCTCCGCACGGGGCTTACCTCGTTGGGCGACCGTTTCAATGCTTCCGAAACGGACTGGGGCACAAACTTTACGGGGTCGTTGGGCATCACTGACAATGTCTTTGCGCTCGTGGCTGCGGATGCGTACGTCACCCAGCGCTCCGATGGATCAATTGTTGATAACCGGAATTTATTCCGCGTGAAGCCGACGTTCAAATACACGTCTCCGCTTTTTACGGTTACGGCCGGTATCAACGCCGTCAACCAGACGGATTCGCGCCAGGGCATCAACAATACCCGGGCGTTTCCGGTCCTTGATATCGACGTGGTTCCGGTAGGAAACATTCATTTCTTCGCCGGCCTGGATGGCGACATTAATCGAAACACATTACGCTCATTATTAAGCGAAAACAAGTGGTTAGCTCCACAAGTACTTTTAGTTAACACTGTTAAGTCGCTGGATATCTACGGGGGTTCGAAAGGCGGGCTGGGTGGTGGCTTCTCGTACGAAGGCAAAGTGTCGTACGCTAGCTACCGAAACTTCTCTACTTTCAACAATACGTTTCCTGACTCAACAAAGTTTTTTGTCCTTTACGACGGTGGTATTTCCAGGGTGCTAACCATCTCCGGTCAGCTGGCCTATGCGCGTAAAGACAAATTCCGGTCGACGCTTAAAGGCGACTTTTTCCGCTACGGCCTTGATCGGCTGGAAGAAGCCTGGGGCCGTCCACAATTCGCAGGTACCTGGACCAACTCGTACATTCTAAACAAGAAATTGTTTATCACGGCGGATTTGTACTTTTATCAGGGCATCAAAAACAAAAACGTTGTGTCTAACACGGTCTATACCCTTAAACCGATCTACGATGCCAACATCAAAATTGACTATTTCCTAGGAAAACAGTTGTCAGCGTTTGTCTCGTTAAATAATATCTTTAACCAGAACTACCAGCGCTATTTGTATTATCAATCGCAAGGGCTTAACTTTCTTGGCGGAATCAGTTATTCATTTTAACAACTGCCTCCGGTTACCTTATGGCTTCCGTTAATGACTATCTTAAAAAGTTGCTGTACCAGTACGACTGCGTAGTTGTGCCCGAACTGGGTGCTTTCCTTACGCACTACCAGCCAGCATCCTTTACGGAAAGTAGTGGCATATACCTTCCCCCCCGCAAACGCGTTGCCTTCAACGAAGCGTTGCGACTCGACGATGGTATTCTCGCTAACTACATCATGTTGCATGAGCCTGTTACGCGGGAAGGCGCTCAGCGTCACGTCGGTTTGTTCGTTGGCGAACTACGGCAACAGGTCGAACAAACAGGCCGCTTTGAACTGGATGGTATCGGTACGTTTTCGCAGAATGAAGAAGGTCGGCTTCAGTTTGATCCGAGTCTTCGGCATAACTTTTTCGGAGAAGCGTTTGGCATGAGTGCCATTTCCGTACAGTTGGTCGATCAGCCTGCTGTCGACCAACCAGTCCTGGAAGCGGTTCCCATTACAGCCCTCGGACCGGTTCTTGTTCGCGACGAAGACACAACGATCGAACCGATTCAACCGTCCTACTCCTATTGGCGCGTGGCAGCAACCGCTCTGCTAATTGGATCGCTTGGGCTAATCAGCTATTTTTCCGTTCTGAAACCTGGGCAGTCGTTACAAAGCAGCCTCAATCCAGCCAATTTATTTCGTCTTCCCGCGCTAAACGCTGAGCGTTCGACGGTTATCGCGAAAACGAAAAAACAAGATGCTGCTCCCAAGACAGCCGTAACACCGGCTGTTGTACCCGTTGCCGAACCGATCGCTGAGCCTATTCCGGTTAAGCCAATCGCGACTCCGGTTGAAACAAACCATTCGCCTGTAGCGTTGAGCAAGCAACCTCAGGTTCAGGTTACGGACAAAGAGGTCGTCAAAGCCGTACAAACAGGTCCTTATTATACCGTGATCGCGGGTAGCTTTTCCAGTAAAGTGAATGCCTTGCGGCTGAGAAGGCAGTTAAAAAAGGCGGGCTACACGGATGCTTACGTCATTTGCCCAACGCAAAAAGGCCAGCTTTATAAAGTAGCAGCCGCCGGTTCCACCGTTCGCGATGAAGCCGTCGCCAGTATGAGCATTATCGAAAAAGTAGCGCACTCGGAGCCCTGGCTTTATACAAAGTAAGTTGTGCAATATCGATTTAGAAGGGCGTCTCGCTAGCGGGGCGCCCTTTCTTATGAGACGAAACTACGCGCTGTTTCGGCTTCCTAACTTTTCAATAAAAGCTTTCTATCTTTAAAATCTGCTCTTCAACTCCGCTGGGCACGACTCGGCGGCTGGCTACTATGGTCGGAGCCGCCTGGAGGGCGTCCACGAAGCCCTTCCGTATGTTTACGTCTTTAGGAACAGCCTTCAGAATAAGCAGTGTATGCCGCAGGGCGTAATAAAATGGCCGACGCAGCCAGTAGTACCAGATGGTATCCCGGGTAATGTGTCGGGTACGCAACGAATTATTTCGTAGCTTAGACGGGTAATGGTGCGCAACGACATCGGCTGCGTAGGCCAGGCTCCACCCTATGGTACGCATGTCAACCGAAAATAAACGCTCTTCACCGGCAATGGCAAAACGGTTGTGAAAGCCCCCTACGCTCAGAAACGCTTCTCGCCGTACCACGACGGCACAACACACAAAGCCAAGAATAGCAGGGCCAGGTAATGGTCGTGGATCAGTAATCGGACTGTCCTGCATGGCGTGACACACCGGATCTTCCGCTTCGTCTTCTCCCACCAGCACCTTTCCGGCCAACACACCCAAGTGCGGGTACTGCTCGAAATAAGACACCGCTTTATGCAGCGCACCCGGCACCCAAAAGGAATCATCGTCGCAAAAGGTAATCAATGCTGTTTTTGCCCTTCGTACCCCTTCGTTACGAGCCGAACACGCCCGGTTTTCCGTTAACGCAACTACGGTTACATCGGGAAACAGGGCCTTGACTTTCTCCGGTGTCCCATCGGTGGATGCATTGTCGACAACGACAATGGGTGGCTGTTCGGGTAAAGCAACTAATTTACCGATTGTCCAAAGTAGCGTATCGACCCGGTTACGGGTGACAATAACAGCGGTTACATCAAGCATTGCCCAAGCTGATAAAATAGACGTTCCACTGGGACAACTGCGGAGGATAAGTGGGTGTTCGAAATGCCAAAGGCTGAACAAGCAAATGGCCTTCGCTTTGTCGTTTTCCAGAGGGGGTAAAAATGATAAAGGCTCCCACACACGCAGGAGCCATTTATCACACACAAACAGGAATGTTAGCCAAGGTACGTTTTTAACGCCTTCGACCGGGACGTATGCCGGAGACGACGAATGGCTTTTTCTTTTATCTGACGAACCCGCTCACGGGTTAGATTGAATTTTTCACCAATTTCTTCCAGCGTCATGGCATGTTCGCCGTTTAAGCCAAAGTAAAGGGTAATCACGTCGGCTTCGCGCTGGGTCAATGTCGACAAGGCCCGTTGTACTTCCTTCCGTAGCGAATCGTTGATCAGGCCCGAGTCGGGTTTATCTTCGCCATCGTTTTCAAGCACATCAAGCAGGCTGTTTTCCTCACCCTGTACGAACGGAGCATCCATCGATACATGGCGACCCGAAATTTTCAGCGTGTCGACAACCTCAGCAGCTGAGATTTCAAGCACGGCTGCCAACTCTTCCGGTGACGGCTCACGCTCAAATTTTTGCTCCAGATCCGAAAACGTTTTCGAAATCTTGTTCAGCGAACCCACGCGGTTCAATGGCAGACGAACGATACGCGATTGCTCGGCAAGTGCCTGTAGGATCGACTGACGAATCCACCAAACGGCGTACGAAATAAACTTAAACCCGCGTGTTTCATCGAATCGCTGCGCGGCTTTGATCAAACCCAGGTTACCTTCGTTGATCAAATCACCCAGCGAAAGTCCTTGGTTCTGGTATTGCTTAGCAACCGAAACTACGAAGCGCAAGTTGGCTTTGGTCAACCGTTCCAGTGACAGCTGGTCACCTTCACGGATTTTTTGGGCCAGAGTTACTTCCTCGTCGGGCGTAAGCAGGTCTACTTTACCAATTTCCTGCAAGTACTTGTCTAACGACTGGCTCTCGCGGTTGGTAATCTGTTTTGAAATTTTTAGCTGTCTCATGATACGTTGCCCCTACTCGGGTAGCTCTATAACGCTAACTTTTGACGTTGCATTACACAAAAAAGTAACAATCACTTACGCGTTTTTGTTCTCCGGCTTCGGAAGAAGAACTTTGCGAGATAAGCGATACTTTCCTGTCTTTTTATCGATGTCGATCAACTTTACGGAAACTTCTTCGCCTACTTGTAGAACGCCTTCCATTGACTCCAGCCGTTCCCATTTAATCTCGGAAATATGCAAAAGTCCATCTTTTCCGGGCATAAATTCAACGAACGCACCGAAGGGCTGAATGGTTTTTACTTTACCAACGTACACTTCGCCAACCTCCGGCACGGCCACAATACCCTTCACGCGGGAAACGGCTTTGTCCATGCTTTCCTTGTTGGTTGCGAAGATGCTTACCCAACCCGCATTATCGTGTTCATCGATGTTAACGACAGCACCCGAATCTTTTTGGATATCCTGAACGACTTTACCACCGGGTCCAATAACGGCACCGATTTGGTTCGTCTCGATCTTGATAACAATGGCGCGGGGAGCGTGGGCTTTCAGATCCGAACGGACATCGGCAATTCCTTTCGCCATCTCGCCAAGAATGTGCAGACGGCCCCGGCGCGCTTGTTCCAACGCCTGTGCCAACACTTCATACGACAGACCGTCAACTTTCAGGTCCATCTGGCAGGCAACAATACCGTTTTCGGTACCCGTCACCTTGAAGTCCATATCACCCAGGTGATCTTCGTCACCGAGGATATCCGACAATACCGCGTATTTCTCGCCATCCGAGATCAGCCCCATGGCGATACCGGCTACTGGCGCTTTGATTTTGATACCCGCATCCATCAGCGCCATCGTTCCGGCACATACCGTTGCCATCGACGACGAACCGTTTGATTCCAGGATATCAGAAACGACCCGGATTGTGTACGGGTTCTCGGCTTCCGGTGGCAACACTTTCTTCAACGAACGGTGCGCCAGATTACCGTGTCCGATTTCCCGGCGGCCAGCGCCCCGGTTTGGTTTTACCTCACCGGTCGAAAAACCAGGGAAGTTATAGTGTAACAGGAATTTACTGTAGCCCTGGAACATCGCCTGATCGACGATCTGCTCATCAATCTTGGTTCCCAGCGTAACCGTCGTTAATGACTGCGTTTCGCCCCGGGTAAACAAGGCTGATCCGTGCGGTCCCGGCAGATAGCCAGCCTCCGCCGAAATCGGACGGATTTGATCCAGCTGACGACCGTCTAACCGAACGCGCTCGTCAAGTACCAGTCGGCGGGACGCTTCCCAGACCAGATCATGGAAATACGTTTTAACCAGACCGACGTTAACCTCCGATCCTTCGGGGAACGTAGCCAGGTATTCCTGCTGCACTTCTTTGAAGCCTTCCGAACGGCCCTTTTTGCTTGGGTTCTGCCGACGGGCTACTTCGTATATCTTATCGTAGCAATACGCCCGAACAGCCGCCCGCAGTTCTTCGTCGTGCGTTTCGTGGTTGTACTCGCGCTTTTCGGTCTTGCCAACTTTCGCTTCCAGTTCTTTCTGCGCCTGGCACTGTACTTTGATGGCTTCGTGAGCGGCCTTGAGAGCCTCGACCACTTCGGCTTCTGAGCATTCGCTCATCTCGCCTTCCACCATGCAAATATCTTTTTCCGTCGCGGCTACGATCAAATCAAGGGTAGCCCGGTCAAGATCAGCCGTTTTTGGGTTGATTTTGTACTGACCGTCAATCTTCGCCACCCGCACTTCGGAAATGGGACCGTTGAACGGAATATCCGATACGGCCAGCGCTGACGAGGCAGCTAGCGCGGCCAGGGCATCGGGCTGAACTTCCGGATCAGCCGAAATCAGGGTTATAATTACTTGTGTATCAGCGTGATAATTGTCGGGAAAAATAGGCCGCAGGGCACGGTCTACCAAACGACTGATCAGAATTTCGTGATCGCCCAGGCGACCTTCACGCCGTTGGAAGCTACCAGGAATTCGACCAGCAGACGCGAATTTTTCCTGATAATCAACCGATAAGGGCAGGAAATCAACGCCTTCTTTAGCCTCTTTACTCGATACGACTGTGGCTAACAGCATGGTGTCGCCCAACCGCACAACCACCGCTCCGTCGGCCTGTCTGGCCAGTTTGCCGGTTTCGATGGTAATTTCCCGCCCGTCGGGCAGCGCAACGGATTGCGTGGTGATTTGAAACATACAACAGATTTTGAATACGCCCTCTTGCAGCTTTACCGCTATTCAGACCGGGACAATCCCGATCTGGTATTTACTTTATTTACGAACCGCTTTGATGTCAACGACTACTGACCTACTATGGAAATCACAAAAATGAGGGAATCTACTGATGAGCAGATTCCCTTTTTAGTGCGTGGTCCGATTATTTTCTCAGGCCCAGTGCGGCCAGAATGGCCCGGTATCGTGTGATCTCTTTTTGTTGGAGGTAGTTCAACAGGCGCCGACGCTTACCTACTAATTTTAAAAGACCTAATTGGGTGCCGTAATCGTGCTTATGAACTTTCAGGTGCTCGGTCAAATGACTGATCCGGTACGTGAACAGCGCGATCTGGGATTCGGCCGACCCGGTGTCCGTTGCACTTTTGGCGTGGCCCGAGGTGGAGAAAATCTCCTGTTTTTTATCGGTCGTTAGATACATCTTCAGACAGCTAATTAATGAATAAAAAAATAATTTTGGGTGCAAAGATAAGAAAAATAGTGATTTATTGGCGTTCTTTCCACTCGTTTTTCAAAATAACGAACGTTTGTTTTTCTTTTAGCCAACAGCTACCTTCTGCTCCTTCCGGGCCGCCCATTTTCGTTTTAATCGCTCCCAGGCAATGACATAAATGTCTTTATCGAAGAGCCGGGAATCATGGCGGGCACGCTGCATCAGAAACAGCCCTACCGGAAACAAGACCAGATTAGCCATCCACGCGCCGATAGGTACCCACAACAACCCTTCTTTGGCGTATTTATCGCCGGTTAACGTCAGTACGTACAGAAAGATAAAGAATACAATCGATACCAGTACGGGCAAACCAAATCCTCCTTTTTTGATAATGGCTCCCATCGGGGCACCGATCAAAAACATCACGAACACCGAAATGGCCTGCGTAAACTTGTGATGGGTTTCCAACTGGTATTTCCAGACGTTCTTTTCTTTTTCGTTCAGGTACGTCACGTTCGATGTGGCGTACGACAGAATATTCTGCGCCTGGCTGTAG contains the following coding sequences:
- a CDS encoding outer membrane beta-barrel family protein yields the protein MIRPSHSIPTLFLVSLSATLFAQQPKPTRPAKEGEVDNQEITVEKSRKIELPPANRLFNKIPSVKPSAEQRKLTYEFEDRKLTVGDPRITPGVLAPATGQSDDTPAFSNYVKVGAGNYSSFLGEGFVGINNLSNLSLEASARHLSSAIGPVDGKNSAQSDTRLKVTGKYLTDAFKLQADLGYDRNGYNFYGYSREYAARADFNPDLIKQRLSTFNVRLGIENANTENAIDYSLRTGLTSLGDRFNASETDWGTNFTGSLGITDNVFALVAADAYVTQRSDGSIVDNRNLFRVKPTFKYTSPLFTVTAGINAVNQTDSRQGINNTRAFPVLDIDVVPVGNIHFFAGLDGDINRNTLRSLLSENKWLAPQVLLVNTVKSLDIYGGSKGGLGGGFSYEGKVSYASYRNFSTFNNTFPDSTKFFVLYDGGISRVLTISGQLAYARKDKFRSTLKGDFFRYGLDRLEEAWGRPQFAGTWTNSYILNKKLFITADLYFYQGIKNKNVVSNTVYTLKPIYDANIKIDYFLGKQLSAFVSLNNIFNQNYQRYLYYQSQGLNFLGGISYSF
- a CDS encoding SPOR domain-containing protein translates to MASVNDYLKKLLYQYDCVVVPELGAFLTHYQPASFTESSGIYLPPRKRVAFNEALRLDDGILANYIMLHEPVTREGAQRHVGLFVGELRQQVEQTGRFELDGIGTFSQNEEGRLQFDPSLRHNFFGEAFGMSAISVQLVDQPAVDQPVLEAVPITALGPVLVRDEDTTIEPIQPSYSYWRVAATALLIGSLGLISYFSVLKPGQSLQSSLNPANLFRLPALNAERSTVIAKTKKQDAAPKTAVTPAVVPVAEPIAEPIPVKPIATPVETNHSPVALSKQPQVQVTDKEVVKAVQTGPYYTVIAGSFSSKVNALRLRRQLKKAGYTDAYVICPTQKGQLYKVAAAGSTVRDEAVASMSIIEKVAHSEPWLYTK
- a CDS encoding glycosyltransferase family 2 protein; the protein is MLDVTAVIVTRNRVDTLLWTIGKLVALPEQPPIVVVDNASTDGTPEKVKALFPDVTVVALTENRACSARNEGVRRAKTALITFCDDDSFWVPGALHKAVSYFEQYPHLGVLAGKVLVGEDEAEDPVCHAMQDSPITDPRPLPGPAILGFVCCAVVVRREAFLSVGGFHNRFAIAGEERLFSVDMRTIGWSLAYAADVVAHHYPSKLRNNSLRTRHITRDTIWYYWLRRPFYYALRHTLLILKAVPKDVNIRKGFVDALQAAPTIVASRRVVPSGVEEQILKIESFY
- a CDS encoding sigma-70 family RNA polymerase sigma factor, which encodes MRQLKISKQITNRESQSLDKYLQEIGKVDLLTPDEEVTLAQKIREGDQLSLERLTKANLRFVVSVAKQYQNQGLSLGDLINEGNLGLIKAAQRFDETRGFKFISYAVWWIRQSILQALAEQSRIVRLPLNRVGSLNKISKTFSDLEQKFEREPSPEELAAVLEISAAEVVDTLKISGRHVSMDAPFVQGEENSLLDVLENDGEDKPDSGLINDSLRKEVQRALSTLTQREADVITLYFGLNGEHAMTLEEIGEKFNLTRERVRQIKEKAIRRLRHTSRSKALKTYLG
- a CDS encoding polyribonucleotide nucleotidyltransferase — translated: MFQITTQSVALPDGREITIETGKLARQADGAVVVRLGDTMLLATVVSSKEAKEGVDFLPLSVDYQEKFASAGRIPGSFQRREGRLGDHEILISRLVDRALRPIFPDNYHADTQVIITLISADPEVQPDALAALAASSALAVSDIPFNGPISEVRVAKIDGQYKINPKTADLDRATLDLIVAATEKDICMVEGEMSECSEAEVVEALKAAHEAIKVQCQAQKELEAKVGKTEKREYNHETHDEELRAAVRAYCYDKIYEVARRQNPSKKGRSEGFKEVQQEYLATFPEGSEVNVGLVKTYFHDLVWEASRRLVLDERVRLDGRQLDQIRPISAEAGYLPGPHGSALFTRGETQSLTTVTLGTKIDEQIVDQAMFQGYSKFLLHYNFPGFSTGEVKPNRGAGRREIGHGNLAHRSLKKVLPPEAENPYTIRVVSDILESNGSSSMATVCAGTMALMDAGIKIKAPVAGIAMGLISDGEKYAVLSDILGDEDHLGDMDFKVTGTENGIVACQMDLKVDGLSYEVLAQALEQARRGRLHILGEMAKGIADVRSDLKAHAPRAIVIKIETNQIGAVIGPGGKVVQDIQKDSGAVVNIDEHDNAGWVSIFATNKESMDKAVSRVKGIVAVPEVGEVYVGKVKTIQPFGAFVEFMPGKDGLLHISEIKWERLESMEGVLQVGEEVSVKLIDIDKKTGKYRLSRKVLLPKPENKNA
- the rpsO gene encoding 30S ribosomal protein S15, translating into MYLTTDKKQEIFSTSGHAKSATDTGSAESQIALFTYRISHLTEHLKVHKHDYGTQLGLLKLVGKRRRLLNYLQQKEITRYRAILAALGLRK